In a single window of the Bacillus mycoides genome:
- a CDS encoding macrolide family glycosyltransferase produces the protein MMNILIVNFPAEGHVNPTLSLVKAFTERGDNVHYITTESFKERLEVLGAIVHTHPDLLKEISIDNETSYGLKSFFHVHVQTSLYILEITKRLCKSINFDFVVYDIFGAGELVKEYLQVPGIVSSPIFLIPPVLLETLPFHPNAEIQFQPDELSEKLLYQMEHEFGVKPKNNLQFMHNKGDISLVYTSRYFQPNSDSFGENNVFIGPSIIKRKTNVKFPLELLSKKKVIYISMGTLLEGLEPFFNTCIDAFSNFEGIVVMAIGDRNDISKIKQAPDNFIITPYVPQSEILSEADVFITHGGMNSVHDAIHYNVPFVIIPHDKDQPMIAQRLTELEAAHRLLKEHVNVQTLKKAVTDVLSNEKYKHGIRKLNESFLECGGSKRAIAVIDALLNK, from the coding sequence GTGATGAATATTTTAATAGTTAATTTCCCTGCAGAGGGACATGTAAATCCTACATTAAGTTTAGTAAAGGCCTTTACTGAAAGAGGTGATAACGTACACTATATTACAACGGAAAGCTTTAAGGAAAGGCTTGAAGTTTTGGGAGCCATTGTACATACTCATCCGGATTTATTAAAGGAGATTTCTATTGATAATGAAACTTCATATGGATTAAAATCTTTCTTTCATGTACATGTTCAAACTTCTTTATACATATTAGAAATTACGAAACGATTATGTAAAAGCATTAATTTTGATTTCGTAGTTTATGATATATTTGGTGCTGGAGAGTTAGTAAAGGAATATTTACAAGTTCCAGGCATAGTTTCCTCTCCTATATTTTTAATTCCACCAGTATTATTGGAAACCTTGCCTTTTCATCCAAATGCAGAAATACAATTCCAACCCGATGAACTCTCTGAAAAGTTACTGTATCAAATGGAACATGAATTTGGAGTAAAGCCCAAAAATAATCTTCAATTTATGCATAATAAGGGAGATATTAGTCTCGTGTATACAAGTCGTTATTTTCAACCTAATAGCGATTCGTTCGGAGAAAACAATGTTTTTATTGGACCGAGTATTATAAAGCGCAAAACAAATGTAAAGTTTCCACTTGAATTGCTTTCAAAAAAGAAAGTTATTTATATTTCAATGGGAACACTTCTCGAAGGGCTCGAACCATTTTTTAATACTTGTATTGACGCTTTTTCAAATTTCGAAGGGATTGTAGTAATGGCGATTGGTGATAGAAATGATATTTCAAAAATTAAGCAAGCGCCAGACAACTTTATTATAACCCCTTACGTACCTCAATCAGAAATATTAAGTGAAGCAGATGTTTTTATTACACATGGTGGAATGAATAGTGTGCACGATGCAATCCATTATAATGTCCCATTTGTGATAATACCGCATGATAAAGATCAACCTATGATAGCGCAAAGATTAACTGAGCTTGAGGCAGCACATAGATTATTGAAAGAGCATGTTAATGTGCAAACTTTAAAAAAGGCGGTAACAGACGTTCTTTCAAATGAAAAGTATAAACATGGCATTCGAAAACTGAATGAAAGTTTTTTAGAGTGTGGTGGTTCCAAAAGAGCCATTGCAGTTATTGATGCTCTTTTAAATAAATAG
- a CDS encoding aspartate/glutamate racemase family protein, whose amino-acid sequence MMKVIGLIGGLSWESTSLYYKHINTLTLSQYDQNAKLVLYSMDFGEVTTLLQNHQYEEVKNELVAVAKKVEHSGAECLLMCSNTVHLFAEEVEQAISIPLLHIGDVSAKEMVEQNIKRIGLLGTKQTMEEDFYTSRLAKYNIETIIPNDEERTFIHHVILNELSRGIISETSKEKLIQITNSLINNGAEGILLGCTEIPLLISQNDLSVPVFDTAYLHANTAVQFAG is encoded by the coding sequence ATGATGAAAGTAATTGGCTTAATTGGCGGACTAAGTTGGGAATCAACATCGTTATATTATAAACATATTAATACACTAACTCTCTCTCAATATGATCAAAATGCGAAGCTTGTTTTATATAGTATGGACTTTGGTGAAGTAACTACATTATTACAAAATCATCAATATGAAGAAGTGAAAAATGAATTAGTCGCAGTAGCAAAAAAAGTAGAACACTCTGGAGCTGAATGTTTACTAATGTGTTCTAATACTGTACATCTATTTGCTGAGGAAGTAGAACAAGCAATATCAATCCCACTTCTTCATATCGGTGATGTAAGTGCTAAAGAAATGGTAGAACAGAATATAAAACGGATCGGATTATTAGGAACGAAACAAACAATGGAAGAAGATTTTTATACATCACGACTAGCAAAATATAACATTGAGACAATTATCCCAAATGACGAAGAAAGAACTTTTATCCATCACGTCATATTAAATGAATTAAGTAGAGGAATTATTTCAGAAACATCAAAAGAAAAACTAATACAAATTACCAATTCATTAATTAATAATGGGGCTGAAGGAATTCTACTTGGCTGTACGGAAATTCCTTTGCTCATTTCCCAAAATGATCTATCTGTTCCTGTTTTTGATACTGCTTATTTACATGCGAATACTGCTGTACAATTTGCTGGATAA
- a CDS encoding peptidoglycan D,D-transpeptidase FtsI family protein translates to MKKKEKKSGRALPIRLNILFFCVFLLFSGIIIQLGKVQIFDGETYKNEVEKRENATVSLTVPRGKIYDREGNPVVDNKSLRTITYTKVKGVKSEEMLKTARQLAEIIEMPQEDIDKLTETDKKDFWMQLNPKLTQDLVSKKEIDKFREKDINGKELDRKIEELKRKRVTEKNLQELTAKDIEVLAIKSKMTSGYQMAPQIIKKDVSEKEYTVISENLANLPGVDASVDWERLYVNDGLFRSVLGNVSNADEGLPRERLDYYLVREYSRNDRVGKSYIEQQYEDVLHGTKKEVRSIADKQGDTIRTETVSEGKSGKNLTLTIDMELQKKVEESIEKILKAYKGSESMLDRAFVVMMNPKNGQVLSMAGKRLVEKDGKMEVEDYALGTLTSSYELGSTVKGATVLTGFETKAITPGTHFYDAPMKFKGTKEKKSWKDFGDIDDLRALQVSSNVYMFNTALKIAGVDYVKNSSLDIKQEYFDKMRYYFRQFGLGVPTGIDLPNETAGQIGRKDNQPGFLLDFSIGQYDTYTPLQLAQYISTIANGGYRMKPQILQEIREQTVQKDEVGKVVQSIEPVVLNRIDMKEEYINQVKEGFRKVFQEGDGTGVKAFQKAPYKPAGKTGTAQTVYGGESDIGRNEKGDRRECYNLTLAGYAPYDDPEVAFSVVVPWVINDKSGINSDIGKDVLDAYFDLKNKRLTGEAPKIDDSKEN, encoded by the coding sequence GTGAAAAAGAAAGAGAAAAAGAGTGGTAGAGCACTACCTATACGGTTAAATATTTTATTCTTTTGCGTATTTTTATTATTTTCTGGAATTATAATCCAGTTAGGTAAAGTACAAATTTTCGATGGAGAAACATATAAGAATGAAGTAGAAAAAAGAGAGAATGCAACTGTTAGTCTTACAGTACCACGCGGCAAAATTTATGACCGTGAAGGGAATCCAGTAGTGGACAATAAGTCTTTACGTACGATTACATATACAAAGGTGAAAGGTGTAAAATCAGAAGAAATGCTAAAAACTGCAAGACAACTTGCAGAAATAATTGAAATGCCGCAAGAAGATATAGATAAGTTAACCGAGACGGATAAGAAAGATTTTTGGATGCAGTTAAATCCAAAACTTACTCAAGATTTAGTATCTAAAAAGGAAATAGATAAGTTTAGAGAAAAGGATATTAACGGAAAAGAGTTAGACAGAAAAATAGAAGAGTTAAAAAGAAAGCGAGTTACAGAAAAAAATCTTCAAGAATTAACAGCAAAAGACATAGAAGTGTTAGCTATTAAAAGTAAAATGACTTCAGGTTATCAAATGGCACCTCAAATTATTAAAAAAGATGTTAGTGAAAAGGAATATACTGTGATTAGTGAAAATTTAGCAAATCTCCCAGGTGTAGACGCATCAGTTGATTGGGAAAGGCTCTATGTAAATGATGGCTTATTCCGTTCAGTTCTTGGAAATGTTTCGAATGCTGATGAAGGATTACCACGTGAACGATTAGATTATTATTTAGTGCGTGAGTATAGCCGGAATGATCGTGTTGGGAAAAGTTACATCGAACAGCAATACGAAGATGTACTTCATGGTACGAAAAAAGAAGTAAGAAGTATTGCTGATAAACAAGGTGATACAATTAGAACAGAAACAGTTTCTGAAGGGAAAAGCGGCAAGAATTTAACGTTAACAATTGATATGGAATTACAGAAAAAAGTAGAAGAGAGCATAGAAAAAATATTAAAGGCCTATAAAGGTTCAGAATCGATGTTGGACCGTGCTTTTGTTGTAATGATGAATCCGAAAAACGGCCAAGTATTATCGATGGCTGGGAAAAGACTTGTAGAAAAAGACGGAAAAATGGAAGTAGAAGATTACGCTTTAGGTACGCTGACAAGTTCATATGAGCTTGGATCAACTGTTAAAGGTGCTACAGTATTAACCGGATTTGAAACAAAAGCTATAACACCGGGAACACATTTTTATGATGCACCTATGAAGTTTAAAGGAACTAAGGAGAAAAAGTCATGGAAAGATTTTGGAGATATAGATGACCTAAGAGCTTTACAAGTTTCCTCTAACGTTTATATGTTTAACACAGCATTAAAAATTGCTGGTGTGGATTATGTAAAGAACAGTTCACTAGATATTAAACAAGAATACTTTGATAAGATGAGATATTATTTCAGACAATTTGGTTTAGGTGTTCCAACAGGCATTGATTTACCGAATGAAACAGCGGGGCAAATTGGGAGAAAAGATAATCAGCCAGGTTTCTTATTAGACTTTTCCATTGGCCAGTATGATACGTATACACCACTTCAGCTTGCACAATATATTTCAACTATTGCAAATGGCGGGTATCGTATGAAACCACAAATTCTTCAAGAAATTAGAGAACAAACCGTTCAAAAAGATGAGGTCGGTAAAGTAGTACAATCAATAGAACCCGTTGTTTTAAATAGAATTGATATGAAAGAAGAATATATCAATCAAGTAAAAGAAGGCTTTAGGAAAGTATTCCAAGAAGGGGATGGAACGGGAGTAAAGGCGTTCCAAAAAGCACCCTATAAACCAGCTGGAAAAACAGGAACTGCACAGACTGTATACGGTGGAGAAAGTGATATTGGGAGAAATGAGAAAGGCGATCGTAGAGAATGCTATAATTTAACATTAGCAGGATATGCGCCATATGACGATCCAGAAGTAGCATTTTCTGTTGTTGTGCCATGGGTTATAAATGATAAATCAGGTATTAACTCTGATATTGGAAAAGATGTTTTAGATGCTTATTTTGATTTGAAAAATAAGCGATTAACTGGCGAAGCACCAAAAATAGATGACTCTAAAGAGAATTAA
- the lepB gene encoding signal peptidase I, which produces MKQLILKDWRKICSYILIIIGIIFINKLFLFCMVEGISMQPTLNENNRILVNRASIYFSSFHHGDVVIIKKEDSPTYYVIRIIGLPGNNIQLRDDEVYINGKKRDESYIQLDMSQVSNRFSNCREMKVPTHKLFVLGDNRNHSKDGRNTLGLIDESNIIGKVKMVYYPFDQIKWII; this is translated from the coding sequence ATGAAGCAATTGATTCTAAAAGATTGGAGAAAAATATGTAGCTATATTTTAATTATAATAGGAATTATTTTTATTAATAAGTTATTTTTATTTTGTATGGTAGAAGGAATTTCGATGCAACCTACTTTGAATGAGAATAATCGCATACTAGTTAATAGGGCTAGCATCTATTTTTCTTCTTTTCATCATGGTGATGTTGTAATAATAAAAAAAGAAGACTCGCCTACATACTACGTGATACGAATTATTGGATTACCAGGGAATAACATACAATTAAGAGACGATGAGGTATATATTAACGGTAAAAAGCGTGATGAGTCGTATATACAGTTAGATATGTCACAAGTATCAAATCGTTTTTCAAACTGTAGAGAAATGAAAGTTCCCACGCATAAATTATTTGTGTTAGGTGATAATCGAAATCATAGTAAAGATGGTAGGAATACGCTTGGACTAATTGATGAGTCAAATATAATAGGTAAAGTGAAAATGGTATATTATCCATTTGATCAAATAAAATGGATAATATAA
- a CDS encoding ECF-type riboflavin transporter substrate-binding protein yields MNKLTTKLVVAIGIGAALYGVLGLWGFSIAPNTFIKPALAILTVFGALFGPVAGLLIGLIGHTVTDTIAGWGIWWGWVISSGIIGFAMGLIQKRFGFSVKHGTYNNRDISYFAIAGLIGIVIAIIFAGAFDIIVMGEPFDKIVIQVLGATIADVIVFLVLGLPITIGLAKSNKKHTHLKIEK; encoded by the coding sequence ATGAACAAATTAACGACAAAGCTAGTAGTAGCTATTGGAATTGGAGCAGCTCTATACGGGGTATTAGGGCTTTGGGGATTTTCTATCGCACCGAATACATTTATTAAACCCGCATTGGCTATTTTAACAGTTTTTGGAGCGTTATTTGGCCCGGTAGCAGGGCTTTTAATAGGACTCATCGGTCATACCGTTACAGATACGATCGCTGGTTGGGGTATTTGGTGGGGATGGGTTATTAGTTCGGGTATTATTGGTTTTGCAATGGGACTCATACAAAAAAGATTTGGTTTTAGTGTAAAACATGGAACGTATAATAACCGTGATATTTCTTATTTTGCAATTGCAGGGTTAATTGGTATTGTCATAGCTATTATATTTGCTGGAGCATTCGATATTATTGTGATGGGAGAACCGTTTGACAAAATAGTTATACAAGTACTAGGCGCAACAATTGCAGACGTTATCGTATTTTTAGTTCTTGGCTTACCAATCACGATCGGCTTAGCGAAATCAAATAAGAAACATACACATTTAAAAATTGAAAAGTAG